In Paenibacillus sp. BIC5C1, a genomic segment contains:
- the dnaN gene encoding DNA polymerase III subunit beta, with amino-acid sequence MKISIMKSYLNESIQQVSKAISSRTTIPILSGIKFDVNHQGVTLTASDTDISIQSFIPLEDGDKSVVQVEQPGSVVLPAKFFVEIIKKLPSQEVHMEVKENFNTFISAGATEIQLVGLDPEEFPVLPSIEENQTVSIPGDLLKNMIKQTVFSISTHETTPILTGVLWSLGDNELKFVATDRHRLATRSAMLDNAEGVRFNNVVISGKTLNELSKIVPDQNTLVDIVVADNQVLFKIDRVLFYSRILDGTYPDTSRIIPTSYKTELVLDTKKLSESIDRAYLLSREEKTNIVRMQTMDSGSIEISSSSSELGKVREEIEPADFNGEPLKISFNSKYMLDVLKVVESEQLMIAFTGVMSPIILKPLDDSHSLYVILPYRTTN; translated from the coding sequence ATGAAAATCAGCATAATGAAAAGCTACTTGAACGAATCCATCCAGCAAGTATCCAAAGCCATCTCAAGCCGTACGACGATCCCAATTCTGAGCGGTATCAAATTCGACGTTAATCATCAAGGTGTGACGTTGACAGCAAGTGACACCGATATCTCAATTCAATCCTTTATCCCGCTTGAAGATGGAGATAAAAGTGTTGTTCAGGTGGAGCAACCAGGCAGTGTTGTACTGCCAGCCAAGTTTTTTGTCGAGATCATCAAAAAGCTGCCTTCACAAGAAGTGCACATGGAGGTAAAAGAAAACTTCAACACCTTTATCTCCGCAGGAGCTACCGAAATTCAACTGGTTGGTCTTGATCCGGAAGAATTCCCAGTATTGCCAAGCATCGAAGAGAACCAAACCGTCTCCATTCCAGGAGATTTGCTCAAAAACATGATCAAACAAACCGTATTCTCCATTTCCACACATGAAACTACACCAATTCTGACAGGTGTACTCTGGAGTTTGGGCGACAATGAACTGAAATTTGTGGCAACTGACCGTCACCGTCTTGCTACTCGTTCAGCAATGCTGGATAATGCAGAAGGTGTGCGATTCAACAATGTGGTGATCTCGGGCAAAACGCTGAACGAACTCAGCAAAATCGTGCCCGATCAAAATACACTTGTGGATATCGTTGTCGCTGACAACCAGGTTTTGTTCAAAATCGACCGTGTTCTGTTCTATTCGCGCATTTTGGACGGAACTTATCCGGATACTTCTAGAATTATTCCGACTTCGTACAAAACAGAACTTGTTTTGGATACAAAAAAATTAAGCGAATCGATCGACCGGGCTTATTTGCTGTCGCGTGAAGAAAAAACAAATATTGTGCGGATGCAGACGATGGATTCTGGATCAATCGAAATTTCATCAAGCTCTTCCGAGCTGGGGAAAGTAAGAGAAGAAATCGAACCTGCAGACTTTAACGGCGAACCGCTGAAAATCTCGTTCAACTCCAAATATATGCTGGATGTACTGAAAGTGGTGGAGAGTGAGCAGCTGATGATTGCTTTTACTGGTGTCATGAGCCCGATCATCCTGAAACCGCTGGACGACAGTCACAGCTTGTACGTCATATTGCCTTACCGGACGACCAACTAA
- the yaaA gene encoding S4 domain-containing protein YaaA has product MNQVAIRTEYIKLDQFLKLADCIPTGGMAKALLQDGLVRVNKEPEERRGRKLYPGDIVEVDGEGSFEVVAQ; this is encoded by the coding sequence GTGAACCAAGTAGCGATTCGTACGGAATATATTAAGCTCGACCAATTTTTGAAACTGGCCGATTGCATCCCAACCGGAGGCATGGCCAAAGCACTGCTTCAGGACGGACTTGTACGTGTGAATAAAGAGCCTGAGGAACGCCGGGGACGCAAGTTATACCCTGGGGATATCGTTGAGGTGGACGGAGAAGGTTCGTTCGAAGTTGTCGCACAATAA
- the recF gene encoding DNA replication/repair protein RecF (All proteins in this family for which functions are known are DNA-binding proteins that assist the filamentation of RecA onto DNA for the initiation of recombination or recombinational repair.) translates to MFVNSIDLQQFRNYEHLRLDSFGPVNLLIGQNAQGKTNLAEAIFVLALTKSHRTSRDKELIRFGEERARLAAEVDKKYGSVKLELSLSQQGKKAKINGLEQRKLSDFVGALNVVMFAPEDLEIVKGTPGVRRRFLDMEIGQVAPGYLYHLQQYQKVLVQRNNLLKQLWGQSASAQTMLEVWNEQLVEHGVKIVKKRKQFIKKLQKWAETIHQGITGGGEVLRLAYLPSFSEAAEEDEAVLMDQFMIKLSQMKEQEIRRGTTLSGPHRDDLSFFINDREVQTYGSQGQQRTTALSLKLAEIELIHEEIGEYPVLLLDDVLSELDPFRQTQLIETFQSKVQTFITATGIESLNVDKLKDASIYHVHAGQVER, encoded by the coding sequence GTGTTTGTAAACAGCATAGATCTGCAGCAATTCCGCAATTATGAACATCTGAGACTGGATTCTTTTGGTCCTGTGAATCTTTTGATCGGGCAAAATGCCCAAGGCAAGACCAACCTTGCAGAAGCCATTTTTGTGCTTGCACTCACCAAGAGCCACCGTACATCCCGCGACAAGGAACTGATTCGTTTCGGTGAAGAACGTGCGAGGCTTGCAGCAGAGGTCGACAAAAAGTACGGATCAGTCAAGCTCGAGCTATCTTTGTCGCAACAAGGCAAAAAAGCAAAGATCAACGGACTGGAACAGCGCAAGCTGAGTGATTTTGTCGGAGCACTTAATGTGGTGATGTTTGCACCGGAAGATCTTGAGATTGTCAAAGGCACACCTGGGGTCCGCCGCCGGTTTCTTGACATGGAGATTGGCCAGGTGGCTCCAGGCTACCTGTATCATCTGCAGCAATATCAAAAAGTGCTCGTTCAGCGTAACAATCTGCTCAAGCAATTATGGGGGCAGAGCGCTTCAGCCCAGACTATGCTTGAGGTGTGGAATGAACAACTGGTGGAGCATGGTGTTAAAATCGTCAAAAAAAGGAAACAATTCATAAAGAAACTTCAAAAGTGGGCTGAAACGATTCATCAGGGCATCACCGGAGGCGGAGAAGTCCTGCGTCTGGCCTACCTTCCTTCCTTCAGCGAAGCCGCTGAGGAAGATGAAGCTGTCTTAATGGACCAATTTATGATAAAATTATCACAAATGAAAGAGCAGGAGATTCGCCGAGGCACAACGCTTAGTGGGCCGCATCGGGATGACCTGTCCTTTTTCATTAACGATCGGGAAGTACAAACGTATGGCTCGCAGGGGCAGCAGCGCACAACGGCGTTGTCCCTTAAACTTGCGGAAATTGAACTGATTCATGAAGAAATCGGAGAATATCCGGTCCTGCTGCTAGACGATGTACTGTCTGAACTGGATCCTTTCCGTCAAACGCAGCTGATCGAGACGTTCCAGAGCAAGGTGCAAACCTTTATTACGGCTACCGGCATCGAGAGTCTGAACGTTGACAAACTTAAAGATGCCAGTATTTATCACGTTCATGCCGGACAGGTTGAACGCTAA
- the remB gene encoding extracellular matrix regulator RemB: MYIHLGGEKIIRSSELVAIFDISIEKSSKISKQYVTHAEQEKTVEHIGEEEAKSIVVTKNIVYYSPISSATLKKRAHIFPDL; encoded by the coding sequence ATGTACATTCATCTGGGCGGTGAGAAGATTATCCGATCTTCCGAATTGGTCGCTATTTTTGATATATCGATTGAAAAATCCTCAAAAATTTCCAAGCAGTATGTCACGCATGCCGAGCAGGAAAAAACAGTGGAGCATATTGGTGAAGAGGAAGCCAAGTCCATTGTCGTGACCAAAAACATTGTGTACTACTCGCCTATTTCCTCAGCTACGCTCAAGAAGCGAGCTCACATTTTTCCTGATCTCTAG
- the gyrB gene encoding DNA topoisomerase (ATP-hydrolyzing) subunit B yields the protein MSMNQPSYGADEIQVLEGLEAVRKRPGMYIGSTSAKGLHHLVWEVVDNSIDEALAGYCDHIEVTIHEDNSVTVVDNGRGIPVGEHAKMKRPALEVVMTVLHAGGKFGGGGYKVSGGLHGVGVSVVNALSAKVVVTVKVDGHVYQQEYRRGAPQYDLKTIGTTEETGTTVTFHPDPEIFTETRVYDYETLLTRIRELAFLNKGIGMTLTDERTGVTNSFLYEGGIIEYVSFLNQKREVLHENPIYVEGSRDNIQVEVALQYNDSYTENIYSFANNINTHEGGTHESGFKSALTRIINDYARKAGVIKDSTGNLSGDDVREGLTAIISVKIPEPQFEGQTKTKLGNSEVRGIVESLFAEKLQEFLEENPSVSRRILEKGLQAARAREAARKARELTRRKGALEVSSLPGKLADCSSKDASISELYIVEGDSAGGSAKQGRDRHFQAILPLRGKILNVEKARLDRILGNAEIRAIITAMGTGIGDDFDIAKARYHKIILMTDADVDGAHIRTLLLTFLYRYMRKIIEAGYVYIAQPPLFKIERNKVIRYAGSEKERDEIIATLGENAKFNIQRYKGLGEMNAGQLWETTMDPESRTMLQVSISDAMLADAMFDTLMGDNVEPRRDFIQENAKYVKNLDI from the coding sequence ATGTCTATGAATCAACCGTCATATGGTGCAGATGAAATTCAGGTACTTGAAGGGCTGGAAGCCGTACGTAAACGACCGGGGATGTATATTGGTTCCACCAGTGCCAAAGGTCTGCATCATCTCGTTTGGGAAGTAGTGGACAACAGTATTGACGAAGCGCTCGCAGGTTATTGTGATCATATCGAAGTTACTATTCATGAAGATAACAGCGTCACTGTAGTCGATAACGGGCGAGGGATTCCTGTCGGCGAACATGCCAAAATGAAACGCCCTGCGCTTGAGGTTGTAATGACTGTTCTGCATGCGGGCGGTAAATTTGGCGGTGGCGGGTACAAAGTATCCGGTGGTCTTCATGGTGTAGGTGTATCTGTCGTCAATGCTCTATCAGCTAAAGTTGTTGTTACAGTTAAGGTTGACGGCCATGTGTATCAACAGGAATATCGTCGCGGTGCTCCGCAGTATGATCTGAAAACGATCGGTACAACGGAGGAAACGGGAACAACGGTTACGTTCCATCCGGATCCGGAGATTTTCACGGAAACAAGAGTTTATGACTATGAAACTTTGCTGACTCGTATTCGTGAGCTCGCATTTCTGAACAAGGGAATTGGTATGACTTTAACCGATGAACGTACAGGTGTAACTAACTCTTTCCTGTATGAGGGCGGTATTATCGAGTATGTCTCCTTCCTGAACCAGAAGCGTGAAGTGCTGCACGAAAACCCGATTTATGTAGAAGGATCAAGAGACAACATTCAGGTTGAAGTTGCATTGCAATACAATGACAGCTACACCGAGAATATTTACTCTTTTGCGAACAACATCAACACACATGAGGGTGGAACGCACGAATCCGGATTCAAAAGTGCCCTTACCCGGATTATCAATGATTATGCGCGCAAAGCGGGCGTAATTAAAGACAGCACAGGTAACCTGTCCGGGGATGATGTACGTGAAGGTCTAACAGCGATTATCTCGGTCAAGATCCCTGAACCGCAATTTGAGGGACAGACGAAGACCAAACTGGGTAACAGTGAAGTGCGAGGAATTGTCGAATCTCTGTTTGCTGAGAAGCTGCAGGAATTCCTGGAAGAAAATCCTTCCGTATCCCGTCGCATTTTGGAAAAAGGACTGCAAGCTGCCCGTGCACGTGAAGCAGCTCGTAAAGCACGTGAACTTACGCGTCGTAAAGGTGCACTCGAAGTCAGCTCTTTGCCAGGTAAATTGGCCGACTGTTCATCCAAGGATGCTTCAATCAGCGAATTGTATATCGTCGAAGGTGACTCCGCCGGTGGATCAGCGAAGCAAGGACGAGATCGTCATTTCCAAGCGATTTTGCCACTGCGTGGTAAGATTCTGAACGTGGAAAAAGCACGTCTTGACCGGATCTTGGGCAATGCGGAGATCAGAGCAATTATTACCGCAATGGGTACTGGAATTGGTGATGACTTCGATATTGCCAAAGCACGTTATCACAAAATCATTTTGATGACCGATGCCGACGTCGATGGTGCTCACATTCGGACATTGCTTCTGACATTCCTCTATCGCTATATGCGCAAAATCATCGAGGCTGGTTATGTATACATTGCCCAACCGCCATTGTTTAAGATTGAGCGCAATAAAGTGATTCGTTATGCTGGTTCCGAGAAGGAACGCGATGAAATTATCGCAACTCTCGGTGAGAATGCCAAATTCAATATTCAGCGTTATAAAGGTCTTGGCGAGATGAATGCCGGACAATTGTGGGAAACGACGATGGATCCTGAAAGCCGGACCATGCTTCAAGTATCGATCAGCGATGCGATGCTGGCCGATGCGATGTTCGACACCCTGATGGGAGATAATGTTGAACCTCGTCGTGACTTTATTCAGGAAAATGCAAAATACGTGAAAAACCTCGACATCTAA
- a CDS encoding YheC/YheD family protein, with the protein MSIQRVSSKWTKTAVLQRSRNVNGYIPVTRQYNRQTLERMTELFETNYIKPDRGTYGNGVMRVKTIRINPHSIADDNTSAIAVDPLSPSEAEVGAEISAEVPLTTYELRYGTEEKHFHSLDELDLALTERIQNRDYIIQQGIPLMKHEGLPFDLRVLTQKNLHRNWETTGILGRVAAPGKIITNIHGGGRLATFNELVRPHFDQDRFQQLRSELYRLGIHTAVQLQRSFPRLKEIGIDIALDEDGRPWIIEVNTLPGIYAFGLLPDKETYRKIKRYARAYGRSPSKKGKTSRTSPKVQASSAKSRTHR; encoded by the coding sequence TTGAGCATCCAGCGTGTCTCTAGCAAATGGACCAAGACAGCTGTGTTACAACGCAGCCGTAATGTGAATGGATATATACCAGTAACACGACAATATAATCGCCAGACCCTGGAACGGATGACTGAATTATTCGAGACAAACTATATCAAACCGGATCGGGGGACTTACGGCAATGGCGTCATGCGGGTAAAAACCATCCGTATAAACCCTCACTCGATTGCCGATGATAACACATCGGCAATCGCGGTTGATCCACTCTCCCCATCCGAAGCTGAAGTCGGTGCAGAGATCTCTGCTGAAGTCCCCCTGACAACGTATGAACTTCGATATGGGACGGAGGAAAAACACTTCCATTCCCTCGATGAGCTGGATCTGGCACTCACTGAACGTATCCAGAATCGCGACTACATCATTCAGCAAGGTATTCCGTTGATGAAACATGAGGGATTACCTTTCGACCTGCGGGTACTGACCCAGAAAAATCTACATCGCAACTGGGAAACGACAGGTATCCTGGGAAGAGTTGCTGCACCGGGCAAGATCATTACCAACATTCATGGCGGCGGACGACTGGCCACCTTTAATGAGTTGGTACGCCCTCATTTTGATCAGGATCGGTTCCAGCAACTACGCAGTGAGCTATATCGTTTAGGCATTCATACCGCGGTACAGTTGCAGAGGTCATTTCCAAGACTCAAAGAGATTGGTATCGACATCGCACTGGATGAAGATGGACGGCCATGGATTATTGAAGTCAATACATTGCCAGGTATCTATGCTTTTGGCCTACTGCCTGATAAGGAAACGTACCGAAAGATCAAGCGTTATGCGAGAGCGTACGGCAGGTCACCCTCCAAAAAAGGGAAAACATCTCGTACTTCCCCCAAAGTTCAGGCCTCCTCTGCCAAGAGCCGCACACACCGATAA
- the gyrA gene encoding DNA gyrase subunit A, whose amino-acid sequence MAEEMNSQIKDRDIGVEMRESFMDYAMSIIVSRALPDVRDGLKPVHRRILYAMSELGMTPDKPHKKSARIVGEVIGKYHPHGDSAVYETMVRMAQDFSLRYMHVDGHGNFGSVDGDMAAAMRYTEARLSKIAMEMLRDINKDTIDFQPNYDGEESEPIVLPARFPNLLVNGVGGIAVGMATNIPPHNLGEVIDGVQAMIKNPDITSMELMDYIHGPDFPTSGYILGRSGIRQAYQTGRGSVTMRAKTNIEENNNKARIIVTELPYQVNKARLVEKIAELVRDKKIDGITDLRDESDRNGMRIVIELRRDVNPGVVLNNLYKHTAMQSTFGINMLAIVNKEPKILNLREVLYHYLQHQIEVIRRRTQFELKKAEARAHILEGLRIALDHIDEIIALIRSSSNTDAAREGLIERFSLSHDQAQAILDMRLQRLTGLERERIENEYNELMVKIKEYREILANEHLVLEIISTELQEIRDRFSDDRRTEITVGEESILDEDLIPREEVIITITHTGYVKRLPVSTYRSQKRGGRGVVGMDTKDTDFVEHLFVTNSHNYLMFFTDKGKVYRLKAYEIPELGRTARGTPIINLIQIEQGESVNAVIPVQEFESDKYLFFATRQGVVKKTPLEDYTNIRKGGLIGISLRDDDALIDVKLTDGQQEIIMGTAHGMSIRFSEGNVRSMGRSATGVKGITLDEQDVVIGMDVVDQELDVLIVTAKGYGKRTPVSDYRMQTRGGKGIKTINVTDKNGAVVSLKMVKTEEDLMIITSSGTLIRMSMEGISTMGRYTQGVKLIHIRDEDAVATVSRIDKNEEEPEDEELLEGAEAADSEGPESTLDEGSVSDADVEGDDSGSEA is encoded by the coding sequence ATGGCGGAAGAAATGAACTCGCAGATTAAAGATCGGGATATTGGCGTCGAGATGCGTGAATCGTTTATGGATTATGCGATGAGCATTATTGTGAGCCGTGCCTTACCTGACGTGCGTGACGGATTGAAGCCGGTTCACCGGCGTATTCTGTACGCAATGTCCGAGCTAGGCATGACACCCGATAAACCACATAAAAAATCAGCCAGAATCGTCGGCGAAGTTATCGGTAAGTATCACCCACACGGTGACTCTGCCGTATACGAAACGATGGTACGGATGGCACAGGACTTCTCCCTGCGCTACATGCACGTAGATGGACATGGTAACTTTGGATCGGTGGATGGCGATATGGCAGCAGCCATGCGTTATACGGAAGCCCGGTTGTCCAAGATTGCGATGGAAATGCTCAGAGACATCAACAAGGATACGATTGACTTCCAGCCGAACTATGACGGTGAAGAAAGTGAACCTATCGTTCTGCCAGCTCGTTTCCCTAACTTGCTTGTCAATGGTGTCGGCGGGATTGCCGTAGGTATGGCGACCAACATTCCTCCTCATAACTTGGGAGAGGTCATTGACGGCGTACAGGCTATGATCAAAAATCCAGACATCACTTCCATGGAATTGATGGATTATATTCACGGGCCAGACTTCCCAACTTCCGGTTATATTTTGGGACGCTCTGGAATTCGCCAGGCGTATCAAACCGGACGTGGTTCAGTAACGATGCGGGCCAAAACCAACATCGAAGAAAACAACAACAAAGCACGGATTATCGTTACGGAACTTCCTTATCAGGTGAACAAGGCAAGACTCGTTGAGAAAATTGCTGAGTTGGTACGTGATAAAAAGATTGATGGTATTACGGATCTCCGTGATGAGTCTGACCGTAACGGTATGCGGATCGTAATTGAACTTCGCAGAGACGTGAACCCAGGTGTGGTGCTGAACAACTTGTACAAGCATACTGCGATGCAGTCTACCTTTGGGATTAACATGCTGGCGATTGTAAATAAAGAGCCTAAGATTTTGAATCTGCGTGAAGTGTTGTATCACTACTTGCAGCATCAGATTGAGGTTATACGTAGACGTACACAGTTCGAACTGAAAAAAGCAGAAGCACGCGCGCACATTCTGGAAGGCTTGCGTATCGCGCTGGATCATATCGACGAAATTATTGCGTTGATTCGTTCATCCAGCAATACAGATGCAGCCAGAGAAGGTCTGATCGAGCGATTCTCACTCAGTCATGATCAGGCTCAAGCTATCCTCGATATGCGTCTGCAACGCCTGACAGGTCTGGAACGCGAGCGGATCGAAAATGAGTATAACGAACTGATGGTCAAAATTAAGGAATATCGTGAAATTTTGGCCAACGAGCACCTGGTACTCGAAATTATCAGCACGGAGCTGCAAGAAATCCGTGATCGCTTCAGCGATGATCGTCGTACCGAAATCACGGTAGGTGAAGAGAGCATTCTGGACGAGGATCTGATTCCGCGTGAAGAGGTTATCATCACCATTACCCATACAGGCTATGTGAAACGTCTGCCGGTATCGACATACCGCAGTCAGAAGCGTGGCGGACGTGGGGTTGTGGGAATGGACACCAAAGATACCGACTTTGTTGAGCATCTGTTTGTGACCAACTCTCACAATTACCTCATGTTCTTTACCGACAAAGGTAAAGTGTACCGTCTCAAAGCTTATGAGATTCCAGAGCTTGGACGTACAGCACGGGGAACGCCGATTATTAACCTGATTCAGATCGAACAGGGTGAATCGGTCAATGCCGTGATTCCAGTTCAGGAATTCGAGAGTGACAAGTATCTGTTCTTTGCTACCCGCCAAGGGGTTGTGAAGAAGACACCACTTGAGGATTATACGAATATTCGCAAAGGCGGTCTGATCGGGATCTCCCTGCGTGATGATGATGCCCTAATTGATGTTAAGCTGACAGACGGACAGCAAGAAATCATTATGGGTACAGCTCACGGGATGTCCATCCGATTCTCGGAAGGAAATGTTCGTTCCATGGGACGGAGTGCAACCGGGGTTAAAGGGATTACATTGGATGAGCAGGATGTTGTAATCGGTATGGACGTTGTAGATCAGGAACTGGATGTTCTGATTGTTACAGCCAAAGGTTACGGTAAACGTACGCCTGTCAGCGATTATCGGATGCAGACTCGTGGCGGTAAAGGGATTAAAACCATTAACGTCACAGATAAGAACGGTGCGGTAGTCAGTCTGAAAATGGTTAAGACGGAAGAGGATCTGATGATCATCACTTCCAGCGGTACGTTAATCCGGATGAGTATGGAAGGCATATCCACGATGGGTCGATACACTCAAGGCGTGAAGCTGATTCATATTCGTGATGAAGATGCTGTAGCTACCGTCAGCCGAATTGACAAGAATGAAGAAGAACCAGAAGACGAAGAATTGCTTGAAGGTGCAGAAGCCGCTGATTCTGAAGGTCCAGAGTCCACTCTGGATGAGGGATCGGTATCCGATGCTGATGTTGAGGGCGATGATTCAGGTTCGGAAGCATAG
- a CDS encoding HD-GYP domain-containing protein, producing MGLITLSEVKPGLKLGNDVQTLRGNVLFQKGKVILPKDVEVLRAFMIHQVDIEQERTGTSSSGSKASSASSVHAANEKNGERSGRGSSAVSAPAVPSLHEEYEKMVGLTKNAFLSSLAAELPVYELRTQLEALFVHLKQYNVLTFSPRVMQEHDYVYHHAVLSAITSYQLAQWMDLPSKDWMQVAFAGLFHDIGNNKVDPQILHKPSTLTASEQEEIRQHTKYGYQVLKQAKAINEGARLAALQHHEKVDGSGYPLQLSGTQIHIYAKIVAIADIFHAMTLEKIYRKAQSPYLVLEQIQSEAFGKLDPTIVNVFVQRSTQIHNGIRVKLSNNQMGEIIFSDRDHPTRPMVSVEGTIINLMQQRQLYIQEVIG from the coding sequence ATGGGATTAATCACCCTGTCTGAAGTCAAACCAGGACTTAAACTGGGAAATGACGTACAAACACTTCGTGGCAATGTTCTGTTTCAAAAGGGCAAAGTCATTCTGCCCAAAGATGTGGAAGTACTCAGAGCCTTTATGATTCATCAAGTGGACATCGAGCAAGAAAGAACAGGGACAAGCAGCTCAGGTTCTAAGGCTTCATCCGCCTCTTCGGTCCATGCAGCTAATGAGAAGAACGGAGAACGCTCAGGGAGAGGCAGCAGCGCAGTCTCAGCACCCGCTGTACCGTCTCTGCATGAAGAGTATGAAAAGATGGTGGGACTCACCAAAAATGCTTTCCTATCCTCCTTGGCGGCTGAATTACCTGTATATGAGTTGCGTACACAGTTGGAAGCATTGTTTGTTCATCTTAAACAGTATAATGTGCTTACCTTCAGTCCACGAGTTATGCAGGAACATGATTATGTGTATCATCATGCCGTATTAAGTGCGATTACGTCCTATCAATTGGCCCAGTGGATGGATCTGCCGTCCAAAGACTGGATGCAGGTAGCTTTTGCGGGATTGTTCCATGATATTGGTAATAACAAAGTAGACCCACAGATCCTCCATAAACCCTCAACGTTAACTGCTTCAGAGCAGGAGGAGATCCGACAGCATACGAAATATGGTTATCAGGTACTGAAGCAGGCGAAGGCCATCAATGAGGGGGCTAGACTCGCAGCATTGCAGCATCATGAAAAAGTGGATGGTTCGGGTTACCCGCTTCAGCTCAGCGGTACGCAGATTCATATCTACGCCAAGATTGTAGCTATCGCTGATATCTTCCACGCCATGACTCTGGAGAAGATCTATCGCAAGGCGCAGTCACCGTACTTGGTACTTGAACAAATACAGAGTGAGGCTTTTGGCAAATTGGATCCTACCATCGTGAATGTATTCGTCCAGCGCTCCACACAGATCCATAACGGTATCCGAGTGAAGCTCAGCAATAATCAAATGGGTGAGATTATATTTTCAGATAGGGACCATCCTACACGGCCGATGGTATCTGTAGAGGGAACAATCATCAATCTAATGCAGCAAAGGCAGCTATATATCCAGGAAGTCATTGGCTAG